The Deltaproteobacteria bacterium genome window below encodes:
- a CDS encoding ABC transporter ATP-binding protein encodes MIEVDSLSFEYPGVLALDNVSLSIEKGSIAALVGPNGAGKTTLLRCMAALEHPIAGTVKIGGVDAHEDPRVCHKKIGYLRDIFGLYDDLSVERCITYAAASHGIADAALPEAVKKAAARLRIDNHLLAKAGVLSRGLRQRVAIAQAVVHEPAVLILDEPASGLDPEARHTLSGLFLELSGQGMTLIVSSHILTELEEYSTHMIILDKGRVVSSSGVSGKAVGDEGAYFTVELIAPHAALENFLLSVDGVSNVSVKPGGAVFMLRGDASTQAELLKRLVGQGFGVKGFYETRENMHESYLKKIKETRGGA; translated from the coding sequence GTGATAGAGGTTGATTCCTTAAGCTTCGAATACCCGGGCGTGCTCGCGCTCGATAATGTTTCCCTTTCTATCGAAAAGGGCAGTATCGCCGCGCTTGTCGGGCCAAATGGCGCGGGAAAGACTACTCTTTTAAGATGCATGGCTGCGCTCGAGCACCCGATTGCCGGCACGGTCAAGATAGGCGGCGTTGACGCGCATGAAGACCCAAGAGTGTGCCATAAGAAGATAGGGTATCTTCGCGACATCTTCGGCCTCTACGACGATTTGAGTGTCGAGCGCTGCATCACCTACGCGGCAGCATCGCACGGCATAGCGGATGCGGCACTTCCCGAAGCAGTTAAGAAAGCCGCAGCAAGGCTTCGTATAGACAACCATCTTTTGGCAAAGGCAGGGGTCTTGTCTCGCGGCTTAAGGCAGCGCGTTGCCATAGCGCAGGCAGTTGTGCACGAGCCGGCTGTCCTCATACTCGATGAGCCTGCCTCAGGGCTCGACCCTGAGGCAAGGCATACCTTGTCCGGGCTTTTTCTCGAACTTTCGGGGCAGGGCATGACGCTTATAGTTTCATCCCACATTCTTACCGAATTGGAAGAGTACTCAACGCACATGATAATACTCGATAAGGGCCGCGTTGTGTCGAGCTCTGGCGTGTCGGGCAAGGCAGTTGGCGATGAAGGCGCGTACTTTACAGTCGAGCTTATTGCCCCGCATGCAGCGCTCGAGAATTTTTTATTATCTGTCGACGGTGTTTCGAATGTAAGCGTAAAGCCCGGCGGCGCGGTCTTCATGCTAAGGGGCGACGCGTCTACGCAGGCAGAGCTCCTTAAAAGGCTCGTTGGCCAGGGTTTTGGCGTAAAGGGTTTTTACGAGACAAGAGAGAACATGCACGAGTCGTATCTTAAGAAGATAAAGGAGACAAGGGGTGGGGCTTAA
- a CDS encoding PQQ-dependent sugar dehydrogenase, producing MVRAQKIFFSCFGDALPAFIIAFVFSFFILTSAVHGADTKYKATGETCDGFPKLPIETIEGTCIGLVMQDGDGGVTFKKPRKITQIKGKDAFLLTDMGGWGRNSGSLFLISRLGAGYSATVLLEELDLPHQILPGPGNRYYLGEAHRIVSFELDDKNNVKNLKAVVEGLPAEKGNMHPLSHFVFLENNDLLLNIGAPSDDCKSELSSGKCSTRESFAALRLYRYEQKTNSWSKDFELYAKGLRNSMALSVHPSGTILQSENNMDFDSDDEPYEEINVIERGKDYGWPYCYDNDAANPVWKRDAECRTPAYAQPWTLVPAHTAPLDMMYYTGSRIKALKGKLLVSWHGYRRTGHRIVAYDVDEKGRPKLTIEASYISDPGGNDKNFVVKPFKPTGSALPVARHTEITTAWNAVTGLRPKGAPVGLLQAEDESLWIVDDKNKMVLRLSNGTPWKPAKGKGATAPSAPVFIEDPKLSAKVASIFKSSCSKCHAFTNELSAGKAATELSKQGWIDMPAKDSKLYDAVVNTKRMPPDKPLSKEELAVIEKWLSSLRKK from the coding sequence ATGGTTAGAGCACAGAAAATCTTTTTTAGTTGCTTCGGCGACGCATTACCAGCCTTTATTATTGCCTTTGTCTTTTCGTTTTTCATTTTAACATCCGCTGTCCACGGCGCTGACACGAAATACAAGGCAACCGGAGAGACCTGCGACGGATTCCCGAAACTCCCGATAGAGACAATCGAAGGCACCTGCATCGGCCTCGTGATGCAGGACGGCGACGGCGGCGTCACATTCAAGAAACCAAGAAAGATTACGCAAATCAAAGGCAAGGACGCATTCCTCCTTACCGACATGGGCGGATGGGGTAGAAATAGCGGCTCGTTATTCCTCATAAGCCGCTTAGGGGCCGGGTACTCGGCAACAGTGCTCCTTGAAGAGCTCGATCTACCGCACCAGATACTTCCGGGACCGGGCAACAGATATTATCTTGGCGAAGCGCACAGAATCGTGTCCTTCGAGCTCGACGATAAGAACAACGTTAAAAACCTCAAGGCCGTCGTAGAAGGCCTTCCCGCGGAAAAAGGCAACATGCACCCGCTTTCTCATTTCGTATTTCTTGAAAATAACGACCTGCTCCTTAATATCGGCGCGCCAAGCGACGACTGCAAAAGCGAACTTTCTTCCGGCAAATGCTCCACGCGAGAGTCCTTCGCAGCGCTTCGCCTCTACCGCTACGAGCAAAAGACAAACTCCTGGTCAAAAGACTTTGAGCTATACGCAAAGGGGCTAAGGAACTCCATGGCCCTTAGCGTGCATCCTTCGGGAACCATCCTTCAATCCGAAAACAACATGGACTTTGATTCCGACGACGAGCCTTACGAAGAGATAAACGTAATCGAGCGCGGTAAAGACTACGGCTGGCCCTACTGCTATGATAACGACGCTGCAAACCCCGTCTGGAAAAGAGACGCTGAATGCAGAACACCTGCGTACGCGCAGCCATGGACGCTCGTGCCTGCGCACACGGCCCCGCTCGACATGATGTACTACACCGGAAGCCGCATAAAGGCGCTAAAGGGCAAACTGCTCGTAAGCTGGCATGGATACAGAAGAACAGGGCACAGGATAGTTGCCTACGACGTAGACGAAAAAGGCCGGCCAAAACTTACTATAGAGGCATCCTACATATCAGACCCAGGTGGTAATGACAAAAACTTCGTGGTAAAGCCCTTTAAGCCAACAGGCTCTGCGCTTCCCGTTGCCAGGCACACGGAAATCACAACTGCTTGGAATGCCGTGACGGGCTTACGGCCAAAGGGCGCGCCGGTTGGACTACTTCAAGCTGAGGACGAAAGCCTCTGGATAGTTGACGACAAAAATAAAATGGTACTTCGGCTCTCAAACGGCACGCCGTGGAAACCTGCTAAAGGAAAAGGCGCTACTGCACCATCTGCCCCGGTTTTTATCGAAGACCCTAAACTTTCCGCCAAGGTTGCCTCGATTTTCAAATCAAGCTGCTCAAAGTGCCATGCGTTTACAAACGAACTCTCTGCCGGAAAGGCAGCAACAGAGCTTTCCAAACAGGGCTGGATCGACATGCCCGCAAAAGACAGCAAGCTCTACGATGCCGTCGTGAACACGAAGCGCATGCCTCCGGATAAGCCGCTTTCAAAAGAAGAGCTTGCAGTAATAGAGAAGTGGCTCTCCTCTCTTCGCAAAAAATAG
- a CDS encoding SDR family oxidoreductase, producing MDIGLKDKVAIVTGASRGIGAAIAVSLAEAGAKVVINYMKRKDKAEEVLAKVKEQGSDGFVFRADVTNKVEAEALVAETLKKFGKVDVLVCNAAINFPMRPFMNLSWEDVEAKFMGEMKALFHSSHAVVPDMMKRGSGRLIFISSGLSRYPSEAFFAHAAAKAGMDSGARVLAKELGPSGIKVNVIGPGLTDTDATSVLDRKVFDIYRELTPLKRTGVPDDIARVAVFLASDLSAFVTGQYIHVNGGFVMV from the coding sequence ATGGATATAGGGCTTAAAGACAAGGTTGCGATAGTAACAGGCGCTAGCCGCGGCATAGGCGCTGCAATAGCGGTTTCCCTTGCCGAAGCCGGGGCAAAGGTCGTCATAAACTACATGAAGAGAAAGGACAAGGCCGAGGAGGTGCTGGCAAAGGTAAAAGAGCAGGGTTCGGACGGCTTTGTCTTCAGGGCGGACGTGACAAACAAGGTCGAGGCAGAGGCGCTTGTGGCCGAGACCTTGAAGAAGTTTGGCAAGGTGGACGTGCTTGTTTGTAATGCTGCCATAAACTTCCCAATGCGGCCGTTTATGAACCTTTCGTGGGAAGACGTTGAAGCCAAGTTCATGGGCGAGATGAAAGCGCTCTTCCATTCTTCGCACGCGGTCGTGCCGGACATGATGAAACGCGGTAGCGGCAGGCTCATATTCATAAGCAGCGGTTTATCGAGATATCCCTCTGAGGCGTTCTTTGCGCACGCTGCTGCAAAGGCCGGTATGGACAGCGGAGCGCGCGTTCTTGCAAAGGAACTCGGGCCAAGCGGCATAAAAGTGAACGTCATAGGCCCTGGGCTCACGGACACGGACGCAACATCTGTGCTCGATAGGAAGGTCTTTGACATCTACCGCGAGCTTACGCCGCTAAAGCGTACCGGAGTTCCGGACGACATAGCGCGCGTTGCCGTGTTCCTCGCAAGCGACCTGTCGGCCTTTGTCACAGGGCAATACATACACGTAAACGGCGGCTTTGTGATGGTGTAG
- a CDS encoding TetR/AcrR family transcriptional regulator, producing the protein MRKSKPKNTLSRLAEKRRGAIMEAAWDLFMEKGYAAVSVDAIVKKAGGSKATVYELFGSKEGLFYAIINESTGKILADMTLPDTEGMSIRAAIWKIGYAITRGVLSYKCTGLFWLSVSVSRRFPDVAHKFYEGGPLKVRRAFADFLSKETRAGRLRVKNPAWASDIFHGMLLEYNHMEMALGYRKAPSDKEVRRLVDEAVDAFMSLYGTGKKG; encoded by the coding sequence GTGAGAAAAAGTAAGCCGAAAAACACGCTTAGCCGCCTGGCAGAGAAGCGCAGAGGCGCTATAATGGAGGCCGCATGGGACCTTTTCATGGAAAAGGGGTATGCGGCAGTGAGCGTGGATGCGATAGTAAAGAAGGCGGGCGGCTCAAAGGCAACGGTCTATGAGCTTTTTGGCAGCAAAGAGGGGCTCTTCTATGCGATTATAAATGAGTCAACGGGAAAGATACTTGCTGATATGACGCTTCCTGATACCGAAGGCATGTCGATACGCGCGGCGATCTGGAAGATAGGCTACGCCATTACGCGCGGCGTTCTTTCCTATAAATGCACCGGGCTTTTCTGGCTTTCTGTATCCGTGTCCCGGAGGTTCCCGGATGTGGCGCATAAGTTCTATGAGGGAGGGCCCCTGAAGGTGCGCCGCGCCTTCGCCGATTTTTTGAGTAAAGAGACCAGGGCAGGAAGGCTTCGCGTAAAAAATCCAGCATGGGCCTCGGACATATTTCACGGCATGCTTCTTGAGTACAACCACATGGAGATGGCCCTTGGCTACAGGAAAGCGCCCTCGGATAAAGAGGTCAGGAGGCTGGTGGACGAGGCAGTGGATGCTTTTATGTCACTTTATGGAACGGGTAAAAAAGGCTAA
- a CDS encoding cbb3-type cytochrome c oxidase subunit I, with translation MNRLASRFMIAAVIYGVIGFAGGVYMGATHEFAMRSVHSHINLFGWVSFAIFAVYYQLVAKASESKMAAAHFWLSNIGLIVMTVGLVMLSTNNAAGGPLAGIGSVVSLISFIIFAIVVFSYSCAHCEKK, from the coding sequence ATGAACAGGCTTGCTTCAAGGTTTATGATAGCTGCGGTGATTTACGGCGTCATAGGGTTTGCCGGAGGCGTTTACATGGGCGCAACACACGAATTTGCCATGAGGTCCGTGCATTCGCATATCAATCTTTTCGGCTGGGTCTCCTTTGCCATATTCGCCGTGTATTATCAGTTGGTGGCCAAGGCCTCGGAATCAAAGATGGCGGCAGCGCATTTCTGGCTCTCGAACATAGGGCTCATCGTGATGACAGTCGGGCTTGTTATGCTATCCACTAATAACGCCGCAGGAGGGCCGCTTGCGGGCATAGGCTCGGTGGTGAGCCTTATCTCCTTTATAATCTTCGCCATCGTGGTATTCTCGTATTCGTGTGCGCATTGTGAGAAAAAGTAA
- a CDS encoding sodium:proton antiporter, whose amino-acid sequence MRKVIFFSMLLVAGLGLSQVLPSLLGGAHDVTVVLVRVLTTIGLAFIMIHVGFEFHINKSRLGSYGWDYFVAFTAASLPWVFVSCYFVFVLLPSGLWGDFAAWKETLLAGRFAAPTSAGVLFGMLAAAGLGATWIFKKARVLAIFDDLDTVLLMIPLKVFMVGVAWQLGVLVIIMMALLVAAYLWLHRLRIPVTRGWVLFYAAFIVAVSEALYSGSKVIDPSVPIHIEVLLPAFVLGCLAVPRSVKVNEGPEAVEREFTRMLDRPGEKRAAFIVSAMFMFFVGLSMPVVFGGPDLQHPAPVAAELHAAAPSCVVDDPEVHGGCLVGRYATTVTAGQPAIGWGMILFHVLMVTLISNLGKMFPAFCYRRQAHWRHRLALAIGMWPRGEVGAGILVLSISYGIGGPIVTVAMLSLALNLVLTGVFIIMVKKLVGGVPELPQGG is encoded by the coding sequence ATGCGTAAAGTAATATTTTTTTCGATGTTGCTCGTTGCAGGGCTTGGACTTTCGCAGGTGCTGCCGTCGCTTCTTGGCGGCGCGCACGACGTCACGGTCGTACTGGTACGCGTTCTTACGACCATAGGGCTTGCTTTCATAATGATACATGTGGGGTTCGAGTTCCATATAAACAAGTCCAGGCTCGGCTCCTACGGCTGGGATTATTTCGTTGCCTTCACTGCCGCATCGCTTCCCTGGGTATTCGTCAGTTGTTACTTTGTCTTTGTGCTGTTGCCATCCGGGCTCTGGGGAGATTTCGCGGCGTGGAAGGAAACGCTCCTTGCCGGCAGGTTCGCGGCCCCGACCTCCGCGGGTGTGTTATTCGGTATGCTCGCGGCCGCGGGATTAGGCGCGACATGGATATTTAAGAAGGCGCGCGTGCTCGCGATATTCGACGACCTGGACACAGTGCTTCTGATGATACCGCTCAAGGTGTTCATGGTGGGTGTGGCTTGGCAGCTCGGCGTGCTTGTTATCATAATGATGGCGCTCCTCGTGGCGGCGTATCTCTGGCTGCACAGGCTCCGCATACCAGTAACCCGCGGCTGGGTATTGTTTTATGCCGCTTTTATCGTCGCTGTAAGCGAGGCGCTTTACTCGGGAAGCAAGGTGATAGACCCGTCCGTGCCCATACACATAGAGGTGCTTTTACCGGCCTTTGTGCTCGGATGCCTGGCCGTGCCGCGAAGCGTCAAGGTAAACGAAGGCCCGGAGGCTGTTGAGCGAGAATTCACAAGGATGCTCGATCGGCCAGGGGAGAAAAGGGCCGCGTTTATCGTCTCTGCCATGTTCATGTTTTTTGTGGGGCTTAGTATGCCGGTAGTATTCGGCGGGCCTGATTTGCAGCACCCGGCTCCGGTGGCTGCAGAGCTGCATGCTGCCGCGCCGTCTTGCGTTGTCGACGACCCTGAGGTGCACGGTGGCTGTCTTGTCGGGCGCTACGCCACGACAGTGACCGCCGGGCAGCCGGCCATAGGATGGGGCATGATACTGTTTCATGTGCTTATGGTCACCCTTATAAGCAACCTCGGCAAGATGTTCCCGGCTTTCTGTTACAGAAGACAGGCGCACTGGCGCCACCGCCTCGCGCTTGCAATCGGCATGTGGCCTCGAGGCGAGGTCGGCGCCGGCATACTGGTCCTTAGCATCAGCTACGGCATAGGCGGCCCGATAGTAACGGTGGCCATGCTGTCCCTGGCCCTTAACCTCGTGCTCACCGGGGTCTTCATTATAATGGTCAAGAAGCTTGTTGGCGGCGTGCCAGAGTTGCCGCAGGGCGGGTAG
- a CDS encoding sel1 repeat family protein produces the protein MLDLHINLLILGFGVKKSGKEIAKQKIKSCADQGFEADWARKYKTAFYLFKKAAAEGDTIVFTILGYYYDVGRGVRKNSGLAMYWYKRAVKCNSSAAMNNLGTIYRDAGNFKLARSWFKRAVKRGDTDAAIELAKTYMHHGRSEKIAEKWLRFVLRSDDKKLFYDSKERATKLLKKLYRAGNDE, from the coding sequence ATGCTCGACCTGCACATTAATTTGTTAATTTTGGGGTTTGGTGTGAAAAAAAGCGGGAAAGAGATAGCAAAGCAGAAAATCAAATCTTGTGCTGATCAAGGTTTTGAGGCTGATTGGGCAAGAAAGTATAAGACTGCATTTTATTTGTTTAAGAAAGCGGCGGCGGAAGGCGATACGATTGTATTTACGATTTTGGGGTATTATTACGATGTTGGCCGAGGTGTGCGAAAAAACAGCGGTTTGGCTATGTACTGGTATAAAAGAGCTGTAAAGTGTAATTCCAGCGCTGCTATGAACAATCTCGGCACGATATACAGGGATGCCGGTAATTTTAAATTGGCGAGGAGTTGGTTTAAAAGAGCTGTAAAACGTGGAGATACTGATGCGGCAATAGAATTGGCAAAGACCTATATGCATCACGGTAGAAGTGAAAAAATCGCTGAAAAATGGTTGCGATTTGTGTTGCGAAGTGATGATAAAAAACTTTTTTATGATAGTAAAGAAAGAGCGACCAAGCTTTTGAAGAAACTTTATAGGGCAGGTAATGACGAATAG
- a CDS encoding B12-binding domain-containing radical SAM protein gives MSTAPRNVVSEEVDILLINPPFFQTPADQSYSYYYPPLGLLYVAAVLKQRGYSVKIYNPVFEDKYISMEIDGFPPLTDESRRAFKERFIGYPDAPEWKQMISDLGAIKPKVVGFTMMTPQLDLSVYMARVVKEQNPGIPVIVGGVHPSALPETTAAIKEFDVLVCGEGEETALDLMDVYVNKTKKLEDVGGIYYKKEDGKIARTPSRPLIEAVDKLPMPLPDPVYETHPRRAILTSRGCYFRCTFCSQSSILGRNVRFRSPENVVDEIEFWYRKGIKQFIMQDSTFTADIKRAVAIMDLIIQRGLKISWGFQTRVDLLPMELLRKAKQSGCDYTWLGVESGHKDVLRAIKKGITLDQVKNSVVLIKEAGIEPYVYFILGFVEDTMETMKATQAFAEELGCYQTSFFMLTPFPGSETFNKLMAEKRLLTDDYFFYFWLYPHLIIRTNPTNKEVWDYYQEVKQFWANKKRSDIRSRSLQPSFLWKKFKENFHSPRAMARLIRKFVDVHINPKN, from the coding sequence ATGAGCACTGCGCCAAGGAACGTTGTCTCCGAAGAAGTAGATATTCTGCTGATTAATCCGCCGTTTTTCCAAACGCCGGCGGACCAGAGCTATTCCTATTATTACCCGCCGCTTGGGCTTCTCTACGTTGCGGCAGTCTTAAAGCAGCGCGGGTACTCGGTTAAGATATACAACCCGGTCTTCGAAGATAAATACATCTCCATGGAAATCGACGGCTTTCCTCCGCTTACCGATGAGAGCAGGCGCGCGTTCAAGGAAAGGTTCATAGGTTACCCGGACGCGCCCGAGTGGAAACAGATGATAAGCGACCTTGGCGCGATAAAGCCGAAGGTCGTTGGGTTTACGATGATGACGCCGCAGCTCGACCTTTCCGTTTATATGGCGCGGGTCGTGAAGGAGCAGAACCCCGGTATTCCGGTCATTGTCGGTGGCGTGCACCCAAGCGCCTTACCCGAGACAACCGCTGCTATAAAGGAGTTCGACGTGCTTGTTTGCGGCGAGGGCGAGGAAACGGCCCTCGATTTGATGGACGTTTATGTGAACAAGACAAAAAAGCTCGAGGACGTTGGCGGTATTTATTATAAGAAGGAAGACGGCAAAATAGCGCGGACCCCGTCGCGCCCTCTTATAGAGGCTGTTGACAAGCTTCCGATGCCGCTTCCTGACCCTGTGTACGAAACGCATCCGAGGCGGGCCATACTCACGAGCCGCGGCTGCTATTTCAGGTGTACCTTCTGCTCGCAGTCCTCGATACTCGGCAGGAACGTAAGGTTCAGGTCGCCGGAGAATGTTGTCGACGAGATAGAGTTCTGGTACCGTAAGGGCATTAAGCAGTTCATCATGCAGGACAGCACCTTTACCGCGGACATCAAGCGCGCAGTAGCCATAATGGATTTAATCATACAGCGCGGCTTAAAAATTTCGTGGGGGTTCCAGACGAGGGTGGACCTTTTGCCCATGGAGCTTCTTAGAAAGGCAAAGCAGTCCGGGTGCGATTATACGTGGCTCGGTGTCGAGTCCGGGCATAAGGACGTGCTTCGCGCCATAAAGAAGGGCATCACGCTCGATCAGGTGAAAAATAGCGTTGTCCTTATAAAGGAAGCGGGCATCGAGCCCTACGTTTACTTTATTCTCGGCTTTGTCGAGGACACGATGGAGACGATGAAGGCAACGCAGGCATTTGCAGAAGAGCTTGGCTGCTACCAGACGAGCTTCTTTATGCTAACTCCGTTTCCCGGCTCCGAGACCTTTAATAAGCTCATGGCCGAGAAGCGGCTTCTTACAGACGATTACTTCTTTTACTTCTGGTTATATCCGCACCTTATCATTCGCACCAACCCCACGAACAAAGAGGTGTGGGATTATTACCAGGAGGTTAAGCAGTTCTGGGCCAACAAAAAGCGCTCCGACATCAGGAGCCGCTCCCTTCAACCGTCCTTCCTTTGGAAAAAATTCAAGGAGAACTTCCATTCCCCTCGCGCAATGGCGCGCCTTATACGCAAGTTCGTAGATGTGCATATAAACCCGAAAAATTGA
- a CDS encoding sensor domain-containing diguanylate cyclase: MTIWQNIKELFAPLNFSEPAEEEAFRKGEWLSKLGFLRMAAYASVVIWLAFAVFDGFMVPEKLWELLILRVVAAVLIFFCIRAAIRSHAYSELYLSLVSHIATAGLVVAVCLLNEDAAVFYFPAMLATMFVVPIIFRLSFETNVVNTAVSFLLYSPIPIVYKLDTAIFIGELLYIAAFGVFTLFCCRIYRRALRNDYLSKKAVAESRERIEALLAHSNDFVILIDEHNNIKYVSNSVEKISGYSVAEYPSVGLDLIHPEDMPRVKAVTKYALTNPGVPVPLEMRVRNFAGDYRTYSSVGTSYMEHPAIRGIVVNFHDITERKALEESLRITKDEAMLLARTDVMTGLNNRRAFIELFEASFNNARRYKRRLSLMIIDIDHFKPINDNYGHVFGDEVISATGEAMRSAIRDADMAGRLGGEEFAIAMPETGIEEAKILAERLRQKMSEIKVFFDNIEISFTVSVGVAELENSHTVYNLLLAAADKALYRAKENGRNRVEVAA, translated from the coding sequence ATGACAATTTGGCAGAATATAAAAGAGTTGTTTGCTCCTTTGAATTTTTCCGAGCCGGCAGAGGAAGAAGCTTTTCGTAAAGGCGAATGGCTCTCGAAGCTCGGCTTTCTTCGTATGGCGGCGTATGCCTCCGTGGTCATATGGCTTGCCTTTGCCGTATTCGACGGCTTCATGGTTCCAGAAAAATTATGGGAGCTTCTCATCCTTCGCGTTGTTGCCGCTGTTTTAATATTCTTTTGCATACGGGCTGCCATCCGTTCGCACGCATACAGCGAGCTTTACCTTAGCCTTGTGTCGCACATAGCAACAGCCGGGCTCGTGGTTGCCGTGTGTCTTCTTAACGAGGATGCCGCGGTGTTTTATTTTCCTGCCATGCTTGCGACAATGTTCGTAGTGCCTATAATCTTTCGCCTGTCCTTTGAGACAAATGTCGTAAATACCGCAGTATCTTTTCTGCTCTATAGTCCCATACCCATCGTGTACAAGCTCGACACCGCTATTTTTATCGGCGAGCTTTTATACATAGCGGCATTCGGGGTATTTACGCTCTTTTGCTGCAGGATATACAGAAGGGCGCTTCGTAACGACTATCTGTCGAAAAAGGCCGTTGCCGAGAGCCGCGAAAGGATAGAGGCCCTTCTCGCGCACAGTAATGATTTTGTAATATTGATAGATGAGCACAATAACATCAAGTATGTAAGCAACTCCGTTGAGAAGATATCGGGTTATAGCGTGGCAGAGTATCCTTCCGTGGGCCTTGACCTGATACATCCCGAGGACATGCCGCGCGTAAAAGCAGTGACAAAATATGCGTTGACGAACCCGGGCGTGCCGGTGCCGCTCGAGATGAGGGTGAGAAATTTTGCCGGGGATTACCGCACATACAGTTCCGTTGGCACGAGTTACATGGAGCATCCGGCAATACGCGGCATTGTCGTTAACTTCCACGACATAACGGAGAGAAAGGCGCTCGAGGAAAGCCTTCGCATTACAAAAGACGAGGCCATGCTCCTTGCGCGCACAGACGTTATGACCGGGCTAAACAACCGCAGAGCGTTTATCGAGCTCTTCGAGGCCTCGTTCAATAACGCGAGACGTTATAAAAGGCGGCTGTCGCTTATGATAATAGACATAGACCACTTTAAGCCCATAAACGACAACTACGGCCACGTGTTTGGCGACGAGGTCATATCTGCCACGGGCGAGGCCATGAGAAGCGCCATACGTGACGCCGATATGGCAGGTCGCCTTGGAGGCGAGGAGTTCGCCATCGCAATGCCAGAGACCGGAATAGAAGAGGCAAAGATACTTGCCGAAAGGCTTCGTCAGAAGATGTCAGAGATAAAGGTTTTCTTTGACAACATCGAGATAAGCTTTACCGTAAGTGTCGGCGTTGCCGAACTGGAGAACTCGCATACCGTTTACAACCTGCTTCTTGCCGCAGCCGACAAGGCCCTTTACCGCGCAAAAGAAAACGGCCGTAACCGTGTCGAGGTCGCGGCTTAA
- a CDS encoding CBS domain-containing protein: MILKQIMQTNLVSVSPATKVTEVAKKMRDKNVGCVLITENGMGLRGIISDRDIVCFLADGKDPSKTAIEKLMKSAVITATMSTDVFEAGKIMASKNIRRLPVMDGDMVVGLVSTADLASFLEEELDNFMKLESAYQH, from the coding sequence ATGATACTAAAGCAAATCATGCAGACCAATCTGGTATCGGTATCTCCGGCAACAAAGGTAACGGAGGTGGCCAAGAAGATGCGCGACAAAAACGTCGGATGCGTGCTCATTACGGAAAACGGCATGGGCCTAAGAGGCATCATCAGCGACAGAGACATCGTGTGCTTTCTTGCCGACGGCAAAGACCCGTCCAAGACCGCAATAGAAAAACTCATGAAGAGCGCGGTCATAACGGCAACCATGTCAACCGACGTGTTCGAGGCAGGAAAGATAATGGCCTCGAAAAACATCCGCAGGCTTCCGGTAATGGACGGCGACATGGTCGTTGGACTCGTCTCTACGGCCGACCTCGCATCCTTTCTCGAAGAAGAACTCGACAACTTCATGAAGCTCGAGAGCGCGTACCAGCACTAA